A region from the Vicia villosa cultivar HV-30 ecotype Madison, WI linkage group LG3, Vvil1.0, whole genome shotgun sequence genome encodes:
- the LOC131658530 gene encoding agamous-like MADS-box protein AGL80: MTRKMVKLAFIENDKARKLTYNKRKKSLMKKVDEITTLCDIEACAIIYGPYDPQPEIWPSPSGVEKVLTKFKAAPEYDQSRRMVDQESFLKQRIGKAEKQLKRQWADNKEKETTMLMFQCLSAGKVVQNDMSMSDLNNLSCMIDHNLRKIGRMKESGDSENINHQNPIESQVMAAQSQVRLPMAPPLPLLPPPPPPPTAPDNDEIEMMSRLGWI, from the coding sequence ATGACTAGAAAAATGGTGAAACTTGCTTTCATTGAGAACGATAAGGCAAGGAAATTAACATACAATAAAAGGAAGAAGAGTTTAATGAAGAAGGTTGATGAAATAACAACCCTCTGCGATATAGAAGCTTGTGCGATTATTTATGGCCCATACGATCCTCAACCTGAGATCTGGCCGTCGCCGTCGGGAGTTGAAAAGGTGCTTACGAAATTCAAGGCAGCGCCTGAATATGATCAAAGCAGAAGAATGGTGGATCAAGAGAGTTTTCTGAAACAAAGAATTGGGAAGGCTGAAAAGCAACTTAAAAGGCAATGGGCAGATAACAAAGAGAAAGAGACAACCATGCTGATGTTTCAGTGTCTCAGTGCTGGGAAGGTCGTGCAGAACGATATGTCAATGAGTGATTTGAATAATCTTTCTTGCATGATTGATCATAATTTGAGGAAGATTGGTAGAATGAAGGAATCCGGTGATAGTGAAAATATTAATCACCAAAATCCAATCGAAAGTCAAGTCATGGCTGCTCAAAGCCAAGTCCGACTCCCCATGGCACCACCACTGCCACTATTACCACCACCGCCGCCACCACCAACCGCACCTGATAATGATGAAATTGAAATGATGAGTAGGTTGGGATGGATATGA